One part of the Malus sylvestris chromosome 2, drMalSylv7.2, whole genome shotgun sequence genome encodes these proteins:
- the LOC126598422 gene encoding homeobox-leucine zipper protein HOX11-like, whose protein sequence is MELCLSLGDHKALAEPSDQTTTTTKTTGFCMNLSIGPSCAAATPPPPPPPRDEEADKKRDDDDDDDDDDHIHVDDHIPLQLDLLPWPTSPCNQIQNAGVLSMNVINKAQEVVAAASSSHTNSGSSSFHIMDIGLCSNNNHSKGSAGDGLNNNYHNVYNYKRRAHSAEGQGDDEGERASNSRVGSDDEEDDIINGNANTCRKKLRLSKEQSAFLEESFKEHHTLNPKQKLALAKQLNLRPRQVEVWFQNRRARTKLKQTEVDCEFLKRCCETLTEENRRLNKELQELRALKATHHSNPFYMQSPATTLTLCPSCERTATTSNAAINTTNNTYNNNNNKVLSISTTKVQAAKFPLNRPSFYPFFQPKSHPSSAAS, encoded by the exons ATGGAGCTTTGTTTGAGCTTAGGAGATCATAAGGCTCTTGCAGAGCCATCTGATcagaccaccaccaccaccaaaacgaCAGGGTTTTGCATGAACTTATCAATCGGTCCAAGCTGTGCAGCTGctactcctcctcctcctcctcctcctagaGATGAAGAAGCAGATAAAAAacgagatgatgatgatgatgatgatgatgatgatcataTCCATGTAGATGACCATATACCACTTCAACTTGATCTTCTCCCTTGGCCTACTTCTCCTTGTAATCAGATTCAAAACG CTGGTGTGCTGTCCATGAACGTGATCAACAAAGCTCAGGAAGTGGTGGCTGCTGCGTCGTCATCGCATACAAACAGTGGTTCGTCGTCGTTTCATATCATGGATATCGGCTTATGCAGCAATAATAATCACAGTAAGGGCAGTGCTGGTGATGGCCTGAATAACAATTACCACAACGTCTACAACTACAAGAGGAGGGCTCACTCCGCAGAAGGACAAGGCGATGATGAGGGAGAAAGGGCATCTAATTCCAGGGTGGGCAGTGATGATGAGGAGGATGACATCATCAATGGTAACGCTAACACCTGTAGAAAGAAGCTCAGGCTCTCCAAGGAACAATCTGCTTTTCTTGAAGAAAGCTTCAAAGAACACCATACTCTCAACCCT AAGCAAAAGCTAGCACTGGCGAAACAGCTTAATCTTCGTCCAAGACAAGTAGAAGTTTGGTTTCAGAATAGAAGAGCAAG AACAAAGTTGAAGCAAACGGAGGTGGACTGTGAGTTCCTGAAGAGATGTTGTGAGACACTGACGGAAGAGAACAGAAGGCTAAACAAAGAGCTACAGGAGTTGAGGGCTTTGAAGGCTACTCATCACTCAAACCCGTTCTACATGCAATCACCAGCCACCACCCTCACCCTGTGTCCTTCTTGCGAGCGCACAGCTACCACCTCTAACGCCGCCATCAACACCACCAACAATACttataacaataataataataaagtctTGTCAATTAGTACTACAAAAGTCCAAGCAGCTAAGTTCCCTCTCAACAGACCCAGCTTCTATCCGTTTTTTCAACCCAAATCCCACCCCTCTTCCGCAGCTTCATGA